A portion of the Rhodanobacter sp. AS-Z3 genome contains these proteins:
- a CDS encoding potassium transporter Kup, which produces MNTATDNTGQPSANGDTAHVHGAKSALILGAIGVVFGDIGTSPLYTMHETFLPEHGLHPQPSTVLGILSLITWSLIMVVAVKYVSLVMRADNRGEGGIMALMTLAQRASGKSVAMRRAVMFMALLGAALFFGDGVITPSISVLSAVEGLQVAAPALSHWVVPITVTVLLGLFWLQRHGTAKVGAIFGPVMVLWFLALGAIGVWNIIQAPGVLHALNPWHAVQFFMTHGKTSILALGSVVLCVTGAEALYTDMGHFGRVPIRAAWFFFVMPALLLNYYGQGGLLLVHPEAIANPFYHSVPDWALYPMIGLATLSTVIASQAVISGAFTVTRQAIQLGFLPRMEVVHTSREAIGQIFLPWVNRLLMVAVIATVVGFQSSNALAGAYGIAVTGTMAIDTILVMIVARRMWQWSRVLVIVLGLALLTIDLSYFGANTLKILQGGWFPLVLGLLMFAVMTTWRRGRELVVREIKQGGLALTPFIENMAAHPPLRVPGTAVFLTANLNAVPHALLHNLKHNKVLHERNVLLNVGILETPVAEADERMQLTALSPGSDDFYALELHFGFAEDPNIPQALSACSRAGLAFDMMDTTFFLSRESIVAAARRPGMALWRDKLFAFMSRNALPATAFFQIPGNRLIELGAQVEI; this is translated from the coding sequence ATGAATACAGCAACTGACAATACAGGCCAGCCATCGGCCAATGGCGATACCGCCCATGTGCATGGCGCCAAGTCGGCGCTGATTCTCGGGGCGATTGGCGTGGTGTTCGGTGATATCGGCACCAGCCCGCTGTACACCATGCACGAGACTTTTCTGCCCGAACACGGTTTGCATCCGCAGCCGAGCACGGTGCTGGGCATCCTGTCGCTGATCACCTGGTCACTGATCATGGTGGTGGCGGTGAAATACGTCAGTCTGGTCATGCGTGCAGACAACCGTGGGGAGGGCGGCATCATGGCCTTGATGACGCTGGCCCAGCGCGCCAGCGGCAAGTCGGTGGCGATGCGTCGTGCGGTGATGTTCATGGCATTGTTGGGTGCGGCGCTGTTCTTTGGCGACGGCGTCATCACGCCGTCAATCTCGGTGCTGTCGGCAGTCGAAGGTTTGCAGGTGGCAGCGCCGGCGCTGTCGCACTGGGTGGTGCCGATCACGGTGACGGTGCTGTTGGGCCTGTTCTGGTTGCAGCGCCACGGCACCGCGAAAGTCGGCGCAATTTTCGGTCCGGTGATGGTGCTGTGGTTCCTGGCGCTGGGTGCCATTGGCGTGTGGAATATCATCCAGGCGCCAGGCGTGTTGCATGCGCTGAACCCGTGGCATGCAGTGCAGTTCTTCATGACTCACGGCAAAACCTCGATCCTGGCACTGGGTTCGGTGGTGTTGTGCGTGACCGGTGCCGAAGCGCTGTACACCGATATGGGTCACTTTGGCCGCGTGCCGATCCGCGCTGCCTGGTTTTTCTTCGTGATGCCGGCACTGCTGCTCAACTATTACGGCCAGGGCGGCTTGCTGCTGGTGCATCCGGAGGCCATCGCCAACCCGTTCTATCACTCGGTGCCGGACTGGGCGCTGTATCCGATGATTGGACTGGCCACGCTGTCCACCGTGATTGCTTCGCAGGCAGTGATCTCCGGTGCGTTCACGGTGACCCGTCAGGCGATTCAGTTGGGCTTCCTGCCGCGCATGGAAGTGGTGCATACCTCGCGCGAGGCGATCGGGCAGATCTTCCTGCCGTGGGTAAATCGCCTGCTGATGGTGGCGGTGATCGCCACCGTGGTCGGTTTCCAGTCGTCCAACGCGCTGGCCGGTGCCTACGGCATTGCGGTGACCGGCACCATGGCGATCGATACGATTCTGGTGATGATCGTGGCTCGGCGCATGTGGCAGTGGAGTCGTGTGCTGGTGATCGTGCTAGGTCTGGCACTGCTGACCATCGACCTCAGCTACTTCGGCGCCAACACGCTGAAGATCCTGCAGGGTGGCTGGTTCCCGCTGGTGCTGGGCTTGCTGATGTTCGCCGTGATGACCACCTGGCGCCGCGGCCGCGAGCTGGTGGTGCGCGAGATCAAGCAAGGTGGTCTGGCGCTGACGCCGTTCATCGAGAACATGGCAGCGCATCCGCCGTTGCGGGTGCCGGGTACGGCGGTGTTTCTTACCGCCAATCTCAACGCCGTGCCGCACGCGTTGCTGCACAACCTGAAACACAACAAGGTGCTGCACGAGCGCAACGTGCTGCTCAACGTAGGCATTCTGGAAACGCCGGTGGCTGAGGCGGACGAGCGCATGCAGCTCACTGCGCTGTCACCTGGAAGCGACGACTTTTACGCGCTTGAATTGCACTTCGGCTTCGCCGAGGACCCGAACATTCCGCAGGCATTGTCCGCGTGTTCGCGGGCAGGCCTCGCCTTCGACATGATGGATACCACGTTCTTCCTGTCCCGTGAGAGCATCGTGGCCGCGGCGCGGCGTCCGGGTATGGCGTTGTGGCGCGACAAATTGTTCGCTTTCATGTCGCGCAATGCCTTGCCGGCCACCGCGTTCTTCCAGATTCCCGGCAACCGGCTGATCGAGCTGGGCGCGCAGGTGGAGATCTGA
- the ruvA gene encoding Holliday junction branch migration protein RuvA, with the protein MIGRLRGTLIGKQPPSLLVEVGGIGYEVEAPMSTIYDLPGLGKEVILLIHHAVKEDGVTLYGFLHEAERSLFRNLLKVSGIGGKIALAVLSGVSTDHFARLVLAGDVVALTKIPGIGKKTAERIVVELRDRLDGMAGVPGISPQRAGAPLDASGEAAVALQQLGYKPVEVSRLVQKVAADGDTAEAIIRKALRAALGS; encoded by the coding sequence GTGATTGGACGTCTGCGCGGTACGTTGATCGGCAAACAGCCACCATCGCTGCTGGTCGAAGTGGGCGGCATCGGCTACGAGGTCGAGGCGCCGATGTCGACCATTTACGACTTGCCTGGCCTGGGCAAGGAAGTCATCTTGTTGATCCATCATGCAGTGAAGGAAGATGGCGTCACGCTATACGGCTTCCTGCACGAGGCCGAGCGCAGCCTGTTCCGCAACCTGCTCAAGGTCAGCGGGATCGGCGGAAAAATCGCGCTGGCCGTTTTGTCGGGTGTCTCGACCGATCACTTCGCGCGGCTGGTCCTGGCCGGTGACGTGGTGGCGTTGACCAAGATCCCCGGCATTGGCAAGAAGACCGCGGAGCGCATCGTGGTGGAATTGCGCGACCGGCTCGACGGCATGGCCGGTGTGCCTGGCATTTCGCCACAACGTGCAGGTGCGCCGCTCGACGCATCGGGCGAAGCCGCCGTGGCATTGCAACAACTGGGCTACAAGCCCGTCGAAGTCAGTCGCCTGGTACAGAAAGTAGCGGCAGACGGCGATACGGCCGAAGCCATCATCCGCAAGGCGCTGCGCGCCGCTCTGGGCAGCTAG
- the ruvC gene encoding crossover junction endodeoxyribonuclease RuvC: MTRIIGIDPGSQRTGVGIIDVDDTGKLVHVFHGALVVAGEATFPLRLKRIFDELCDIIATHQPAECGIERVFMARNPDSALKLGQARGAAICAVVSQGIVVHEYAATEVKQSVVGSGRGDKAQVQHMIGILLGLKGPLQADAADALAIAVTHAHTRASLVRVGIPRTAWRRRR; this comes from the coding sequence ATGACACGCATCATCGGTATCGACCCGGGCAGCCAACGCACCGGCGTGGGCATCATCGATGTGGATGACACGGGCAAGTTGGTCCACGTTTTCCATGGCGCGCTGGTCGTGGCGGGTGAGGCCACGTTCCCGTTGCGCCTCAAACGCATCTTTGACGAACTGTGTGACATCATCGCCACGCACCAGCCGGCCGAGTGCGGGATCGAGCGTGTATTCATGGCGCGCAATCCCGATTCGGCATTGAAGCTGGGCCAGGCGCGCGGCGCCGCCATTTGCGCAGTGGTCAGTCAGGGGATCGTGGTGCACGAATACGCGGCAACCGAAGTAAAGCAGTCCGTGGTCGGCAGTGGTCGCGGCGACAAGGCCCAGGTGCAGCACATGATCGGCATTCTGCTGGGCCTGAAGGGTCCGCTGCAGGCCGATGCCGCTGACGCGTTGGCGATTGCCGTCACCCATGCGCACACCCGCGCCAGCCTGGTTCGCGTCGGCATTCCGCGCACGGCGTGGAGGCGGCGCCGGTGA
- a CDS encoding YebC/PmpR family DNA-binding transcriptional regulator, which produces MGRGPSIEGRKNAEDAKRAKVFTKLIREITVATRAGVADPGGNPRLRAAIDKALSANMTRDTIDRAVKRGSGVDGGADMQELRYEGYGPAGTALIIESFTDNPTRTVADVRYALAKHGGNLGTSGSVAFQFTRCGELAFATGGDAAAEEKVLEAALEAGADDVVNEHGESTVLCAPENFEAVQQALIDAGLSALHAGVVMRPNNRVEVPEEALEQLMDLLEKLDSLDDVSEVSHNALLPTEVAG; this is translated from the coding sequence ATGGGTAGAGGTCCGTCCATCGAAGGTCGCAAGAACGCCGAAGACGCCAAACGCGCCAAGGTGTTCACCAAGCTGATCCGCGAAATCACCGTCGCGACCCGCGCCGGAGTGGCAGACCCTGGCGGCAACCCGCGGCTGCGCGCAGCGATCGACAAGGCCTTGTCGGCGAACATGACCCGCGACACCATCGATCGCGCGGTCAAGCGCGGCTCGGGCGTCGACGGCGGCGCCGACATGCAGGAGCTGCGCTACGAGGGCTACGGCCCGGCCGGTACCGCGTTGATCATTGAAAGCTTCACCGACAATCCCACCCGTACCGTGGCCGACGTGCGCTATGCGCTGGCCAAGCACGGCGGCAACCTGGGCACCTCTGGTTCGGTGGCGTTCCAGTTCACTCGTTGCGGCGAGTTGGCGTTTGCTACCGGTGGTGATGCGGCGGCCGAGGAGAAAGTGCTGGAAGCGGCGCTGGAAGCCGGCGCCGATGACGTGGTCAACGAGCATGGCGAAAGCACCGTGCTGTGCGCTCCGGAGAATTTCGAAGCCGTGCAGCAGGCCTTGATCGACGCCGGTTTGAGCGCCTTGCACGCCGGCGTGGTGATGCGTCCCAACAATCGCGTCGAAGTGCCGGAAGAAGCGCTGGAACAGCTGATGGACCTGCTTGAGAAGCTGGATTCGCTGGACGACGTCAGCGAGGTTTCGCACAACGCCTTGCTGCCGACCGAGGTTGCCGGATAA
- a CDS encoding alpha/beta fold hydrolase — MSDHVILLHGLWMRGFALSMLHRRLMEAGFRVHRFDYLSVAGTEQRILDRLHGRMAGLLGEADAEAVHLVGHSLGGLLALRACHDATSLPSGRIVCLGSPLRGSAAARSFAAWGRGGEVLLGHNRELLEQGLERWDGSREVGMIAGRTSLGLGAMLGNFDGDNDGTVAVDETRLPGLADHCVVETNHTGLLFSPEVARLAAEFLHSGHFTPTPR; from the coding sequence ATGTCTGACCATGTGATCCTGCTGCACGGCCTGTGGATGCGTGGTTTCGCGTTGTCCATGCTGCATCGGCGGCTGATGGAAGCTGGCTTCCGCGTGCATCGATTCGACTATCTCAGCGTGGCTGGCACCGAGCAGCGCATTCTGGATCGGCTGCACGGCCGCATGGCCGGGTTGCTTGGTGAGGCAGATGCCGAGGCTGTGCATCTGGTGGGTCACAGCCTGGGCGGTCTGCTGGCCTTGCGCGCCTGCCATGACGCGACCAGCTTGCCGTCTGGTCGCATCGTCTGTCTCGGCTCACCGCTGCGTGGCAGCGCGGCGGCACGCAGTTTCGCCGCCTGGGGACGCGGCGGTGAGGTGTTGCTGGGACACAACCGCGAACTGCTGGAGCAGGGGCTTGAACGCTGGGATGGTTCGCGCGAGGTGGGCATGATCGCCGGCCGTACTTCGCTGGGGCTGGGCGCCATGCTGGGCAACTTCGACGGTGACAACGATGGCACGGTGGCGGTCGATGAAACCCGCCTGCCAGGACTTGCCGATCATTGCGTGGTTGAAACCAATCACACCGGCCTGCTGTTCTCGCCCGAAGTGGCGCGGTTGGCCGCCGAGTTCCTGCATAGCGGGCATTTCACGCCTACCCCGCGTTGA
- the aspS gene encoding aspartate--tRNA ligase, translated as MRTHFCGLIDESLIGQSVTLCGWVNKIRLQAHVAFVDLRDHEGLAQVVIERDNAEGFAVANEIGNEYCLRVTGSVRQRIAVNDKLKTGTVELLAETVEILNAAKDLPFALHENPNEDMRMTYRYLDLRRPEMQAMMRKRIKLVQTLRRYLDDRGFQDIETPILTKATPEGARDYLVPSRVHPGQFYALPQSPQLFKQILMMAGFDRYYQIARCFRDEDLRADRQPEFTQLDLEFAFVEEKDVQDFVEELIRHVFREVQGVELDAAFPRMTWAEAMRRFGSDKPDLRIALELVDVADALKHIEFKVFAEPANDPAGRVAALRVPGGSALSRKDIDVLTEYASRYGAKGLAWLKVEDLGKGRDGISSPVAKFLDDAALEGVLKAVGAQTGDIVLFGAGAWKTVTDFMGAVRLKVAKDRGLVEDSWKPLWVTDFPMFEYDAEDQRYVALHHPFTAPKIDDIADLKSHAATAVSRGYDMVLNGNEIGGGSIRIHRPDMQSAVFELLGIGAAEAEAKFGFLLKALKFGAPPHGGLAFGIDRIAALMAGTESIRDVIAFPKTTSAQDLMTDAPSPIGAPQLKELHVQVVGEVARS; from the coding sequence ATGCGCACGCATTTTTGCGGCCTCATTGATGAGTCGCTGATCGGCCAATCCGTCACCCTGTGCGGGTGGGTCAACAAGATTCGTCTGCAGGCGCATGTCGCGTTTGTCGACCTGCGTGACCATGAAGGTCTGGCGCAGGTGGTGATCGAGCGCGACAACGCTGAGGGCTTTGCGGTCGCCAACGAAATCGGCAACGAGTACTGCCTGCGTGTCACAGGTAGCGTGCGTCAGCGTATCGCAGTCAATGACAAGCTGAAGACCGGCACGGTCGAGTTGCTGGCCGAGACCGTGGAGATTCTCAACGCCGCGAAGGACCTACCGTTCGCGTTGCATGAGAACCCGAACGAAGACATGCGGATGACCTATCGCTACCTCGATCTGCGCCGCCCGGAAATGCAGGCGATGATGCGCAAGCGGATCAAGCTGGTGCAGACGCTGCGTCGTTATCTGGACGATCGCGGTTTCCAGGATATCGAAACGCCGATCCTGACCAAGGCCACGCCGGAAGGCGCCCGCGATTACCTGGTGCCCAGTCGCGTGCACCCGGGCCAGTTCTACGCACTGCCGCAGTCGCCGCAGCTGTTCAAGCAGATCCTGATGATGGCCGGCTTCGATCGCTACTATCAGATCGCTCGCTGCTTCCGTGACGAAGATCTGCGCGCGGATCGTCAGCCCGAATTCACTCAGCTCGACCTCGAGTTCGCCTTCGTCGAGGAAAAAGATGTGCAGGATTTCGTGGAGGAGTTGATCCGCCACGTGTTCCGCGAAGTGCAGGGTGTGGAGCTGGATGCCGCGTTCCCACGGATGACCTGGGCCGAGGCGATGCGTCGGTTCGGTTCGGACAAACCGGACTTGCGCATCGCGCTGGAGCTGGTCGACGTGGCCGATGCGCTCAAGCACATCGAGTTCAAGGTATTTGCCGAACCGGCCAACGATCCGGCCGGTCGCGTTGCTGCTTTGCGCGTGCCCGGTGGCAGTGCGTTGTCACGCAAGGACATCGACGTGTTGACCGAGTACGCCTCGCGCTACGGCGCGAAGGGTCTGGCCTGGCTGAAGGTCGAGGATCTGGGCAAGGGTCGCGACGGGATCAGTTCGCCGGTGGCGAAGTTCCTCGACGACGCGGCGCTGGAAGGCGTGCTGAAAGCGGTCGGCGCACAAACGGGCGACATCGTTCTGTTTGGCGCGGGCGCATGGAAAACCGTCACCGACTTCATGGGCGCGGTGCGCCTGAAGGTGGCCAAGGACCGCGGCCTCGTTGAAGACAGCTGGAAGCCGCTGTGGGTCACCGACTTCCCGATGTTCGAATACGATGCCGAAGATCAACGCTACGTGGCCCTGCACCATCCGTTCACGGCGCCGAAGATCGACGATATCGCCGACCTGAAGAGCCATGCCGCCACCGCCGTCAGCCGCGGCTATGACATGGTCTTGAACGGCAACGAGATCGGCGGCGGTTCGATCCGTATCCATCGGCCGGACATGCAGAGCGCGGTGTTCGAGCTGCTCGGCATCGGTGCTGCCGAGGCGGAAGCGAAATTTGGCTTCCTGCTCAAGGCACTGAAATTCGGCGCGCCGCCGCATGGTGGGCTGGCTTTCGGCATTGATCGTATTGCCGCATTGATGGCGGGAACTGAATCGATCCGCGACGTGATCGCGTTCCCCAAGACCACCAGCGCACAAGACTTGATGACCGACGCGCCGTCGCCGATTGGCGCACCGCAATTGAAGGAGTTGCACGTGCAGGTCGTTGGCGAAGTGGCCCGCAGCTGA
- a CDS encoding zinc ribbon domain-containing protein encodes MPIYEFECSQCGHRFDHLQRLSDADPEVCPACATASLRRRVSAPSFRLAGSGWYETDFKKEGDKKRNLVDGGGAEAKSTAAAPAAAAPAPAATASPGPAASGSAGSSD; translated from the coding sequence ATGCCCATATACGAATTTGAATGCAGCCAATGCGGTCACCGCTTCGACCACTTGCAGCGGTTGTCCGATGCCGACCCCGAGGTCTGCCCTGCGTGCGCTACGGCCAGCCTGCGTCGCCGGGTCAGTGCACCATCGTTCCGGCTGGCTGGCAGCGGCTGGTACGAGACGGATTTCAAGAAGGAAGGCGACAAGAAGCGCAACCTGGTGGACGGTGGTGGGGCGGAAGCCAAATCCACTGCCGCCGCGCCGGCCGCCGCCGCGCCGGCGCCGGCGGCTACAGCCAGTCCGGGGCCCGCCGCCAGTGGCTCAGCCGGCAGCAGCGACTGA
- a CDS encoding TonB-dependent receptor, with protein sequence MTKRFHPILSASLPAAILLALAGNVAAQEAQTATPAKARDLSAVIVTGTRADNRTESSSLTPIDVVSAKVLQQTGTSELSTALARIIPSLTFPRPSAADTADSQRPAQLRGLSPDQVLVLVDGKRWHPGAIIVTNGVLGRGSQAVDLNTIPMSAIDHIEVLRDGASAQYGSDAIAGVINVVLKKGATGGGVELSGGQYSAGDGQIWQGSANFGIPLNNDKGWLRFSLQEGNQNITNRAGVDRRRPQDGVRQRFGDPAVRDHNLFLNSQYDLSPDVQLYAFGHYGNRKSTSTAFFRSVDNGNSAPTIYPDGYLPLENADSTDQSMVLGLRGKTGSGWRWDISGNYGQNRVSYATQNSVNRALLNDTGVSPTRFHDGILKASQQSFDIDIAKELSVGWLPNPVTLAFGTEYLRQSYAIAAGDPASYYVGTSGVSGGAQGFGGFQPADAGTHARHNVSEYLSLETNLTDRLGTSLAVRHEDYSDFGTTTSGSLAGRFDFTDRFALRASASTGFRAPSLAQQFYAYTQSLYFGPGNAPGGVPGIYNAGLVSATSPVGLLLGGQPLKPEKSRNYTVGMVWNPIDPLNVSIDVYQITLSDRITLSSNLKINDAAIQTYLANNGITNTNYSSVAYFTNAVNTRTRGVDLVTSYLFDLGNSGTLQTTLSYNYNKNKVIDVKANPAVLDSLGLNLKRIDRRDQYGLLADTTPRSKLILNGLYSAGNWSTTGTLTRYDKFTAYNSGNPALDQTYGSKWLFDLAVNYNVNRWTFSVGADNVFNAYPDKASAALNNDNNGTFPYSVFSPFGFNGSYIYGKVAYRW encoded by the coding sequence ATGACCAAGCGTTTTCACCCGATCCTTTCGGCGAGCCTTCCGGCAGCCATTCTGCTGGCCCTAGCCGGCAACGTCGCCGCGCAGGAAGCCCAGACGGCGACGCCCGCCAAGGCACGCGACCTCAGCGCAGTGATTGTCACCGGCACGCGCGCCGATAACCGCACGGAGAGCAGCTCGCTGACCCCGATCGATGTGGTATCGGCCAAGGTTCTGCAGCAAACCGGCACCAGCGAGTTGTCCACGGCGCTGGCGCGCATCATCCCTTCACTGACCTTCCCGCGCCCCTCGGCAGCAGACACGGCTGATTCGCAGCGGCCCGCGCAGCTGCGCGGCCTGTCGCCGGACCAGGTACTGGTATTGGTTGACGGCAAGCGCTGGCACCCGGGCGCCATCATCGTGACCAACGGCGTGCTAGGTCGCGGCTCACAAGCGGTGGATCTCAACACCATTCCGATGTCGGCCATTGACCATATCGAAGTGCTGCGTGACGGCGCATCGGCTCAGTACGGTTCCGACGCCATCGCTGGCGTGATCAACGTGGTGCTGAAAAAGGGCGCGACCGGCGGCGGCGTCGAACTGAGTGGCGGCCAGTACTCCGCCGGCGACGGCCAGATCTGGCAGGGCTCGGCCAATTTCGGCATCCCGCTGAATAACGACAAGGGCTGGCTGCGCTTCAGCCTGCAGGAAGGTAACCAGAACATCACCAACCGCGCCGGTGTGGATCGTCGACGGCCGCAGGACGGCGTGCGCCAGCGCTTCGGCGACCCGGCGGTACGCGACCACAATTTGTTCCTCAACAGCCAATACGATCTTTCGCCGGACGTGCAGCTGTATGCGTTCGGCCATTATGGCAATCGCAAGAGCACATCAACGGCGTTCTTCCGCAGCGTAGACAACGGCAATTCGGCACCGACCATCTATCCCGATGGTTACCTGCCGTTGGAGAACGCCGACTCAACCGATCAGTCGATGGTGCTGGGTCTGCGCGGCAAGACCGGCAGTGGCTGGCGCTGGGACATCAGCGGCAACTACGGCCAGAACCGGGTTTCCTACGCCACCCAGAACAGCGTGAACCGGGCATTGTTGAATGACACCGGCGTCAGCCCGACCCGTTTCCACGACGGCATTCTCAAAGCCAGCCAGCAATCGTTCGACATCGACATTGCCAAGGAGCTTTCGGTCGGCTGGCTGCCGAACCCAGTCACCCTGGCGTTCGGCACGGAATACTTGCGCCAGAGCTACGCCATCGCGGCAGGCGATCCGGCTTCGTACTACGTGGGCACATCCGGCGTATCCGGCGGTGCCCAGGGCTTCGGCGGCTTCCAGCCTGCGGACGCGGGAACCCACGCCAGGCACAACGTTTCCGAATACCTGAGCCTGGAAACCAACCTCACCGACCGCCTCGGCACCTCGCTGGCCGTACGCCACGAAGACTATTCGGACTTCGGCACCACCACGTCCGGCTCGCTGGCCGGTCGTTTCGACTTCACCGATCGGTTTGCGCTGCGCGCAAGTGCGTCCACCGGGTTCCGCGCACCGTCGCTGGCGCAGCAGTTCTATGCCTACACGCAGTCGCTTTACTTCGGTCCGGGCAATGCGCCCGGCGGAGTGCCGGGAATCTACAACGCGGGCCTGGTCAGTGCCACCAGCCCAGTGGGCTTGTTGCTGGGCGGACAACCATTGAAGCCCGAGAAGTCGCGCAACTACACGGTCGGCATGGTGTGGAATCCAATCGACCCGCTCAACGTCAGCATCGACGTTTATCAGATCACGCTGAGTGACCGCATCACTCTCTCCAGCAACCTGAAAATCAACGACGCTGCCATTCAGACCTACCTGGCGAACAACGGCATCACCAACACCAACTACAGCAGCGTCGCCTATTTCACCAATGCGGTGAACACCCGCACGCGCGGCGTCGACCTGGTCACCAGCTACCTGTTCGACCTGGGCAACTCCGGCACGCTGCAGACCACGCTGAGCTACAACTACAACAAGAACAAGGTCATCGACGTCAAGGCGAACCCGGCGGTGCTGGATTCGCTGGGCTTGAACCTCAAGCGCATCGACCGGCGCGACCAATATGGCCTGCTGGCCGACACCACACCGCGCAGCAAGCTGATCCTCAACGGGCTCTACAGCGCAGGCAATTGGAGCACCACCGGCACGCTGACCCGTTATGACAAATTTACCGCCTACAACTCCGGCAACCCGGCGCTTGACCAGACTTACGGCAGCAAATGGCTGTTCGACCTGGCGGTGAACTACAACGTCAACCGCTGGACCTTCAGCGTGGGGGCCGATAACGTCTTCAACGCCTACCCGGACAAGGCATCTGCCGCGCTGAACAACGACAACAACGGCACGTTCCCCTACTCGGTGTTTTCGCCATTCGGCTTCAACGGATCGTACATCTACGGCAAGGTGGCCTACCGCTGGTAG
- a CDS encoding CsgG/HfaB family protein, translating to MKLGNRTSLLGAALALALTIGGAALAREAPTMTVAVIDFTNQTSSANWWNGDVGNQLADVLSNELSATGDFKVVERQKIDAVLAEQDLAASSRMRPGSTPHTGNVTGAQYLVTGSVAAYTEDTSNTGGGVNIAGFRVGGGKSEAYIAIDLRVIDAETSEVVYSRTVEGHSSSGGVNLRGFVSGVGGDFAHNKKTPASKAVRAALIEASDYLDCVMVKRDGCEANYQKKEQHRRDNDKKVLDLD from the coding sequence ATGAAACTCGGAAACCGTACAAGCCTGCTCGGCGCAGCGCTGGCACTTGCATTGACAATCGGCGGTGCCGCGTTGGCCCGCGAAGCGCCCACCATGACCGTCGCCGTGATCGACTTCACCAACCAGACCAGTTCCGCCAACTGGTGGAATGGCGACGTCGGCAACCAGCTTGCCGACGTGCTCAGCAATGAACTGAGCGCCACCGGTGACTTCAAGGTCGTCGAACGGCAGAAAATCGATGCCGTGCTGGCCGAACAGGATCTGGCTGCCTCCTCGCGCATGCGGCCCGGCAGCACGCCGCACACAGGCAACGTCACCGGCGCCCAGTATCTGGTCACTGGCAGCGTCGCGGCCTACACCGAAGACACTTCCAACACAGGCGGCGGAGTCAACATCGCCGGCTTCCGTGTCGGTGGCGGCAAGTCCGAGGCGTATATCGCAATCGACCTGCGTGTGATCGATGCGGAGACTTCCGAGGTGGTGTATTCGCGCACCGTCGAAGGCCACAGCTCCAGCGGTGGCGTCAACCTGCGCGGCTTCGTCAGCGGCGTGGGCGGTGATTTCGCGCACAACAAAAAGACCCCGGCCAGCAAGGCGGTACGCGCTGCGCTGATCGAGGCGAGCGACTATCTGGATTGCGTGATGGTCAAACGGGATGGTTGCGAAGCCAACTACCAAAAGAAGGAACAGCATCGCCGCGACAACGACAAGAAGGTGCTCGACCTCGACTGA